One window from the genome of Streptomyces sp. NBC_01476 encodes:
- a CDS encoding DUF5954 family protein — protein MNPQGDDSAYRTAPGTASDSPVAALADVEAWKARKTYPSTLLAGGPVFGVARERSEGGWEVQPYFSGLAPQDARDSLAGQLRDLAGAAESDGPDGSDGLDRSDGLDRSDGPDGSESPDGSESPDGPESPDGARAARDACLAAADRLDRGELDEVTVGGVRFRVVRAERFIRMGPDGPEPPRTTDPDPAPAAARTGDPFAAPDPAAGLVIDPAPHGSSEAVLDAELLAALRRNDTVPSAVRDDSRRAARTHPGTVRLPATFMTAEREGGRWRPHSTGTAATPRDARNGLAVHLRVIVPWQRDLTAEEHELYRRAADHLDADQPDELDVAGRHFRIVRVERLVRTGPEGPEGPRPSDLDALPERDDVAEPAPRSGRFLELFDEEKRRLDGLRDSASS, from the coding sequence ATGAATCCGCAAGGCGACGATTCCGCTTACCGGACCGCACCGGGCACCGCGTCGGACTCCCCGGTCGCGGCGCTCGCCGACGTGGAGGCGTGGAAGGCCCGCAAGACGTATCCGTCCACGTTGCTGGCGGGCGGGCCGGTCTTCGGGGTGGCCCGCGAACGGTCCGAAGGCGGCTGGGAGGTGCAGCCGTACTTCTCCGGACTCGCCCCGCAGGACGCCCGCGACAGCCTCGCCGGACAGCTCCGCGACCTCGCCGGGGCGGCGGAATCCGACGGGCCGGACGGATCGGACGGGCTGGACCGGTCGGATGGGCTGGACCGGTCGGATGGGCCGGACGGATCGGAGTCGCCGGACGGATCGGAGTCGCCGGACGGGCCGGAGTCGCCTGACGGTGCCCGGGCCGCGCGGGACGCCTGCCTCGCCGCCGCCGACCGCCTCGACCGCGGGGAACTCGACGAAGTCACCGTCGGCGGCGTCCGCTTCCGGGTGGTCCGCGCCGAACGCTTCATCCGGATGGGCCCGGACGGCCCGGAGCCGCCGCGTACCACCGACCCGGACCCGGCGCCCGCCGCCGCCCGCACCGGCGACCCGTTCGCCGCCCCCGACCCGGCGGCCGGCCTCGTCATCGACCCGGCCCCGCACGGCAGTTCTGAAGCTGTCCTCGACGCGGAACTCCTCGCCGCCCTGCGCCGCAACGACACCGTGCCCAGCGCCGTCCGCGACGACTCCCGCCGCGCGGCCCGCACCCACCCCGGCACCGTCCGGCTGCCCGCCACCTTCATGACCGCCGAACGCGAGGGCGGGCGCTGGCGCCCGCACTCCACCGGCACCGCCGCCACCCCGCGCGACGCCCGCAACGGACTCGCCGTCCACCTGCGGGTCATCGTCCCCTGGCAGCGTGACCTCACCGCCGAGGAGCACGAGCTCTACAGACGCGCCGCCGACCACCTCGACGCCGATCAGCCGGACGAACTCGACGTCGCGGGACGCCACTTCCGTATCGTCCGGGTCGAGCGCCTGGTCCGCACCGGCCCCGAAGGACCCGAGGGACCCCGCCCCTCCGACCTCGACGCACTCCCCGAACGGGACGACGTCGCCGAGCCCGCACCCCGCTCCGGCCGTTTCCTCGAACTCTTCGATGAGGAGAAGCGCCGCCTCGACGGGCTGCGCGACAGCGCGAGTTCGTAG
- a CDS encoding ROK family protein, protein MTAPVGDRQLTALSELAGLVAGGATRRSQLATATGLSRAAVAQRVDLLIDRGLLVETGTVATDRGRPPLTLQLASRAAVVCAVDLGATHSTVAVAELGGTVLAEATEELDINDGPEAVLTGLHEQVGRLLAEAGHPAGHVRAISIGVPGPVEASTGTVVRPPIMRGWDGTRVPDFFAGRYDAPVLVDNDVNMMALGEYAHRPATAHLLYVKVGTGIGCGIVSGGVVHRGASGAAGDIGHIPVPGHDHVPCHCGNTGCVEAVASGAAIAATLREAGLPAEHAADVVRLVTAGDPLARRQVRLAAQRIGEVLASLVSFYNPDTIVLGGSIASLHDDLLADIRGAVYRRALPLATRTVAIETTLLGRRAGIEGARRRALHHLLSPEGIAHMLTAASR, encoded by the coding sequence GTGACGGCACCAGTGGGGGACCGGCAGTTGACGGCGCTGAGCGAGCTGGCCGGTCTGGTGGCCGGCGGCGCCACCCGCCGCAGCCAGCTCGCCACCGCCACCGGGCTGTCGCGTGCGGCCGTCGCGCAGCGGGTCGACCTGCTGATCGACCGCGGGCTGCTGGTGGAGACCGGCACGGTGGCGACCGACCGCGGGCGCCCGCCGCTCACCCTCCAACTGGCCTCGCGCGCCGCGGTGGTGTGCGCGGTGGACCTCGGCGCCACGCACAGCACGGTCGCGGTCGCCGAACTCGGCGGCACGGTGCTGGCCGAGGCCACGGAGGAACTGGACATCAACGATGGGCCCGAGGCCGTACTCACCGGGCTGCACGAGCAGGTGGGGCGGCTGCTGGCCGAGGCCGGCCACCCGGCCGGGCATGTGCGGGCGATCAGCATCGGCGTCCCCGGGCCGGTCGAGGCGAGCACCGGGACGGTGGTGCGGCCGCCGATCATGCGCGGCTGGGACGGCACCCGGGTGCCGGACTTCTTCGCCGGACGCTACGACGCGCCGGTCCTGGTCGACAACGACGTCAACATGATGGCGCTCGGCGAGTACGCCCACCGGCCGGCGACCGCGCATCTGCTCTACGTCAAGGTGGGGACCGGGATCGGCTGCGGGATCGTCTCGGGGGGAGTGGTGCACCGGGGGGCGTCCGGTGCGGCCGGGGACATCGGGCACATTCCGGTGCCGGGACACGACCATGTGCCGTGCCACTGCGGCAACACCGGCTGCGTCGAGGCGGTGGCCTCCGGCGCGGCCATCGCGGCCACCCTGCGCGAGGCGGGGCTGCCGGCCGAGCACGCGGCCGACGTGGTGCGGCTCGTCACGGCGGGGGACCCGCTGGCCCGCCGCCAGGTGCGGCTCGCCGCCCAGCGCATCGGTGAGGTGCTGGCGTCCCTGGTCAGCTTCTACAACCCCGACACGATCGTCCTCGGCGGCAGTATCGCCAGCCTCCACGACGACCTGCTCGCCGACATCCGCGGCGCCGTCTACCGCCGGGCCCTCCCACTGGCCACCAGGACCGTCGCCATCGAGACCACCCTCCTCGGCCGCCGCGCCGGTATCGAGGGTGCCCGCCGCCGCGCCCTCCACCACCTGCTGTCCCCCGAGGGCATCGCCCACATGCTCACCGCCGCCAGTCGGTAG
- a CDS encoding Gfo/Idh/MocA family protein, with translation MGRISADSANPPPLRTAIAGTGMIGRVHLDAVRRSGAPVVGVSSSSPARAKEAAAELGVERAFDSSQALVTSDDVDVVHICTPNAAHAELAGLALRAGKHVVCEKPLTTDAATADALAALAARTGLVAAVPFVYRYHPMAAEARSRVRDGRAGDIRLLHGHYLQDWLAEPGDTNWRVDPVAGGPSRAFADIGSHWCDLVEWVTGHRITEVTAVTQTVDRDGGRPATEDAVQLLLRTDRGATGTLTVSQISPGRKNRLWFEVDGARTSLAFDQENPESLFVGSRGENAVVLRDPATLSPAAARLSTVPGGHPMGYLDCFAAFVRDVHSAIRAGGAASGEPATPPAFPTFDDAARMVRLTEAVLGSAADRSWKEVS, from the coding sequence GTGGGCCGAATCTCCGCGGATTCAGCGAATCCGCCGCCGTTGCGTACGGCCATCGCCGGCACCGGCATGATCGGACGGGTCCACCTCGACGCGGTACGCCGTTCCGGCGCCCCGGTCGTCGGGGTCAGTTCGTCCTCCCCCGCGCGTGCCAAGGAAGCGGCGGCCGAACTCGGCGTGGAGCGGGCCTTCGACAGCTCACAGGCCCTCGTCACCAGCGACGACGTGGACGTGGTGCACATCTGCACGCCCAACGCCGCGCACGCGGAACTCGCCGGGCTCGCACTGCGGGCCGGCAAGCACGTGGTGTGCGAGAAGCCGCTGACCACCGACGCGGCCACCGCGGACGCGCTCGCCGCGCTCGCCGCGCGCACCGGGCTGGTGGCCGCGGTGCCCTTCGTCTACCGCTACCACCCGATGGCCGCCGAGGCCCGCTCCCGGGTGCGCGACGGCCGGGCCGGCGACATCCGGCTGCTGCACGGCCACTATCTGCAGGACTGGCTCGCCGAGCCGGGCGACACCAACTGGCGGGTGGACCCCGTGGCAGGCGGCCCCTCCCGGGCGTTCGCCGACATCGGTTCGCACTGGTGCGACCTGGTGGAGTGGGTGACCGGCCACCGGATCACCGAGGTGACCGCGGTCACCCAGACCGTCGACCGGGACGGCGGCCGGCCCGCCACCGAGGACGCGGTCCAGTTGCTGCTGCGCACCGACCGCGGCGCCACCGGGACGCTGACCGTCTCCCAGATCTCCCCGGGCCGCAAGAACCGGCTGTGGTTCGAGGTGGACGGCGCCCGTACCTCGCTCGCCTTCGACCAGGAGAACCCGGAGTCGCTCTTCGTCGGCAGCCGCGGTGAGAACGCCGTGGTGCTGCGCGACCCGGCGACCCTCTCGCCGGCCGCCGCCCGGCTCTCCACGGTGCCCGGCGGCCACCCGATGGGCTATCTCGACTGCTTCGCGGCCTTCGTCCGCGATGTGCACAGCGCGATCCGGGCCGGCGGCGCCGCGTCCGGCGAACCCGCCACGCCCCCCGCCTTCCCCACCTTCGACGACGCCGCCCGCATGGTCCGCCTCACCGAAGCCGTCCTCGGCTCCGCGGCGGACCGGTCCTGGAAAGAGGTCTCCTGA
- a CDS encoding sugar phosphate isomerase/epimerase family protein: MKLGFLTACLPQLPLDEIAAWAAGHDYEALEVATWPSTGSRDFEASHIDVTGFTGQHADEVRTLFDKHGLTLSALAYYENNLHPDQTRRSEIAAHVRANVDAAQKLGVEYVGTFVGRHPGLSVKENLRLAERELPPLVEYAGEHGVKLIIENCVMEGWHPDGYPGNLAYSPELWEWMFDLGFYLNYDPSHLLWLGIDPVAALRPYIDRIPHAQAKDAQLDPRARDRYGFFGKAVERDDGWDSGWWRYRVPGLGDVDWRRIVDTLYEGGFTGVLSVEHEDPVWSGDVQRITQGLEIAHRTLRPLIVG, translated from the coding sequence ATGAAGCTGGGCTTTCTGACCGCCTGCCTTCCGCAGCTCCCGCTCGACGAGATCGCCGCCTGGGCGGCCGGGCACGACTACGAGGCGCTGGAAGTGGCCACCTGGCCGTCCACCGGCTCCCGGGACTTCGAGGCGAGCCATATCGACGTGACCGGCTTCACCGGACAGCACGCCGACGAGGTCCGCACCCTGTTCGACAAGCACGGACTGACCCTCTCGGCGCTCGCCTACTACGAGAACAACCTGCACCCCGACCAGACCCGCAGGTCCGAGATCGCCGCCCACGTACGGGCCAACGTGGACGCCGCCCAGAAGCTCGGCGTGGAGTACGTCGGCACCTTCGTCGGACGGCACCCGGGGCTTTCGGTCAAGGAGAACCTGCGGCTCGCCGAACGGGAACTGCCGCCGCTGGTGGAGTACGCGGGCGAGCACGGCGTGAAACTCATCATCGAGAACTGCGTGATGGAGGGGTGGCACCCGGACGGCTACCCCGGCAACCTCGCCTACTCCCCGGAACTGTGGGAGTGGATGTTCGACCTCGGCTTCTACCTCAACTACGACCCCTCGCACCTGCTGTGGCTGGGCATCGACCCGGTGGCGGCGCTCAGGCCGTACATCGACCGGATCCCGCACGCCCAGGCCAAGGACGCGCAACTCGACCCGCGGGCGCGGGACCGTTACGGCTTCTTCGGCAAGGCCGTCGAACGCGACGACGGCTGGGACAGCGGCTGGTGGCGCTACCGGGTGCCCGGCCTCGGCGACGTCGACTGGCGGCGGATCGTCGACACGCTCTACGAGGGCGGCTTCACCGGAGTGCTCTCCGTGGAGCACGAGGACCCGGTGTGGAGCGGCGATGTCCAGCGGATCACCCAGGGGCTGGAGATCGCCCACCGCACACTGCGACCGCTGATCGTCGGCTGA
- a CDS encoding sugar phosphate isomerase/epimerase family protein, protein MATPLSIQLYTLRDQIAADRDGTLARLAEIGYRQVEAYDPTADPAGFRKTADELGITVSSTHAYALFSKDAGEVFDAVATVGTDLVIIPGGIEHEEFTTLDGLQRTADLLNGFAVKAAEHGMRMGYHNHWWEIEPRFDGRTALEVFAGLLAPEVFLEVDTYWAAVGGADVPALLRTLGTKVLALHIKDGPGVKDEPHTAVGKGTIDVPSILAAAPDAQRIVELDSCATDIFTAVAESHAYLTALEGRS, encoded by the coding sequence ATGGCCACACCTTTGAGCATCCAGCTCTACACCCTCCGGGACCAGATCGCCGCCGACCGCGACGGCACGCTGGCCCGGCTCGCCGAGATCGGCTACCGCCAGGTCGAGGCGTACGACCCGACCGCCGACCCGGCCGGTTTCCGCAAGACCGCCGACGAGTTGGGGATCACCGTCTCCAGCACCCACGCCTACGCGCTGTTCAGCAAGGACGCCGGCGAGGTCTTCGACGCGGTCGCCACTGTCGGCACCGACCTGGTGATCATCCCCGGCGGCATTGAGCACGAGGAGTTCACCACCCTCGACGGGCTGCAGCGCACCGCCGACCTGCTCAACGGCTTCGCCGTAAAGGCTGCCGAGCACGGCATGCGGATGGGTTACCACAACCACTGGTGGGAGATCGAGCCGCGGTTCGACGGCCGCACCGCGCTGGAGGTGTTCGCCGGTCTGCTGGCGCCCGAGGTCTTCCTGGAGGTGGACACCTACTGGGCGGCGGTCGGCGGCGCGGACGTCCCCGCACTGCTGCGCACGCTCGGCACCAAGGTGCTCGCCCTGCACATCAAGGACGGGCCCGGCGTCAAGGACGAGCCGCACACCGCGGTCGGCAAGGGCACCATCGATGTGCCGTCGATCCTGGCGGCGGCGCCCGACGCGCAGCGGATCGTCGAACTCGACAGCTGCGCCACCGACATCTTCACCGCGGTCGCCGAGAGCCACGCGTATCTGACCGCGCTGGAGGGGCGTTCATGA
- a CDS encoding Gfo/Idh/MocA family protein: protein MTGGPVGRGPVGVALVGAGVISTQYLTALSAFPDLRVLAVADLDVERARAAAARYGVPAAGDVASVLALPEVEIVVNLTIPAAHAEVAAAALQAGKHVYGEKPLALTPSDGAKILTEAQSRGLRVGSAPDTFLGAGLQSAARALAAGVIGEPVSAVAVTQGPGPEGWHPSPEFLFQYGGGPLFDIGPYYLTALVALFGPVSRVAATARQARAERVIGSGPRAGTSFAVEVPTHVHALLDFESGPSTSATFSFDSSVPRRMIEITGTEGTLALPDPNTFDGPLLVRAFGEEEWRELPVTGTTAGRGIGVLDMARAIRGGTEHRASGELAQHVLELMSSVAVSAERHGFVGLESRAPDVRVLPEDWDPVVATLT, encoded by the coding sequence ATGACCGGCGGACCCGTGGGGAGAGGTCCGGTCGGCGTCGCGCTGGTCGGCGCAGGGGTGATCAGCACCCAGTATCTGACCGCGCTCTCGGCGTTCCCCGACCTACGGGTACTGGCGGTCGCCGACCTCGATGTCGAGCGGGCCCGGGCGGCGGCGGCGCGGTACGGGGTGCCGGCGGCCGGTGACGTGGCCTCGGTGCTGGCGCTCCCCGAGGTGGAGATCGTCGTCAATCTGACCATTCCGGCCGCGCACGCGGAGGTCGCGGCGGCGGCGCTGCAGGCGGGCAAGCACGTCTACGGCGAGAAGCCGCTGGCGCTGACCCCGTCGGACGGCGCGAAGATTTTGACCGAGGCGCAGTCGCGGGGACTGCGGGTCGGCAGCGCGCCGGACACCTTCCTGGGCGCCGGGCTCCAGTCGGCGGCGCGGGCGCTGGCCGCCGGGGTGATCGGCGAGCCGGTGAGCGCGGTCGCGGTCACCCAGGGGCCGGGGCCCGAAGGGTGGCACCCCAGCCCGGAGTTCCTCTTCCAGTACGGGGGCGGGCCGCTCTTCGACATCGGCCCGTACTACCTGACGGCGCTGGTCGCGCTCTTCGGGCCGGTGTCGCGGGTGGCCGCGACGGCCCGGCAGGCCAGGGCGGAGCGGGTGATCGGTTCCGGACCCCGGGCCGGCACCTCCTTCGCGGTCGAAGTGCCCACCCATGTCCATGCGCTGCTGGACTTCGAGAGCGGGCCGAGCACGTCGGCGACCTTCAGCTTCGACTCGTCGGTGCCGCGCCGCATGATCGAGATCACCGGCACCGAGGGGACGCTGGCGCTGCCCGACCCGAACACCTTCGACGGGCCGCTGCTGGTGCGGGCGTTCGGCGAGGAGGAGTGGCGCGAGCTGCCGGTGACCGGTACGACCGCGGGGCGGGGCATCGGCGTGCTCGACATGGCCCGCGCGATCCGCGGCGGCACCGAGCACCGCGCGTCGGGTGAACTCGCCCAGCACGTCCTCGAACTGATGTCGAGCGTGGCGGTCTCCGCGGAGCGGCACGGCTTCGTAGGGCTCGAATCACGCGCTCCGGATGTGCGGGTCCTTCCGGAGGACTGGGACCCGGTGGTGGCGACGCTGACCTGA
- a CDS encoding RICIN domain-containing protein — protein sequence MNQVPAVPGPLIRPPRHRRRIAAIVAAVALPASACIALVSASGAGAATIPTAPATITGVGSGKCVDARAAATANGTAVQQYTCNGSSAQSWQFTATDSGYYRIGVSTAPDQVVDVTNVSTADGALAQLWLYGGGVNQQWQPVAESSGAFHLVNRNSGKCLDVPSASTADSVQLQQYTCNGTAAQSFNISGSTGGGTTTPPPGNTPDFGPNVTIFDPSMSASSIQSKVTSVYNAQVGNEFGTQRNALLFRPGTYNVDIPVGYNTQVSGLGLSPDDVNITGGGVHVAGHTSDGNATQNFWRDVENMSLSPSSGSTMWAVSQADPFRRMDVHGGMLLYDNTHGSSGNWSSGGYIGNSRISGTISSGTQQQFLTKNTAMNGGWSGQNWNMVFVGDTNAPSTSFPNPPYTTVAQSPVSKEKPFLYVDSAGNWQVFAPALRTNVQGPDWTNGAPPGTSLPISQFYIVKPGDTATTINAALASGKNLLVTPGVYHLSTALNITRPDTVVLGLGLATLVPDNGSTAITTADVDGIDIAGLLISANTTNSATLMQIGPAGSSASHAADPTVLQDVFFRVGGDIAGKATQTLVVNSANVIGDDLWLWRGDHSNGVGWNTNPAAQGLIVNGANVTMYGLAVEHYEKYQTTWNGNGGRTYFYQSETPYDVPDQASWTTTGGDLGYASYKVANTVTSHEAWGVGIYAYLRDHPDLVLGHAIETPTAAGVKFHSMVTTVLGGAGTINHIIDNSGGQVTASHNVEDLVSYP from the coding sequence GTGAACCAGGTACCCGCAGTGCCCGGCCCGCTCATCCGCCCCCCACGCCACCGCAGACGCATAGCCGCCATCGTGGCGGCGGTCGCCCTCCCGGCATCCGCCTGCATCGCGCTGGTCTCCGCCTCGGGCGCCGGCGCTGCGACCATCCCGACCGCACCCGCGACCATCACCGGCGTCGGCAGCGGCAAGTGCGTGGACGCCCGCGCCGCCGCCACCGCCAACGGCACCGCGGTGCAGCAGTACACCTGCAACGGAAGCAGCGCCCAGTCCTGGCAGTTCACCGCCACCGACAGCGGCTACTACCGGATCGGTGTGTCGACCGCGCCCGACCAGGTGGTGGACGTCACCAACGTCTCCACCGCGGACGGCGCGCTCGCCCAGCTGTGGCTCTACGGCGGCGGCGTCAACCAGCAGTGGCAGCCGGTGGCCGAGTCCAGCGGCGCCTTCCACCTGGTGAACCGGAACAGCGGCAAGTGCCTCGACGTGCCCTCCGCGTCCACCGCGGACAGCGTCCAGCTGCAGCAGTACACCTGCAACGGCACCGCCGCGCAGTCCTTCAACATCAGCGGCAGCACCGGCGGCGGCACGACCACCCCGCCGCCCGGCAACACCCCGGACTTCGGCCCCAACGTGACGATCTTCGACCCCTCGATGTCGGCGTCGTCGATCCAGTCGAAGGTCACCTCGGTCTACAACGCCCAGGTCGGCAACGAGTTCGGCACCCAGCGCAACGCCCTGCTCTTCCGGCCGGGCACGTACAACGTCGACATCCCGGTCGGCTACAACACCCAGGTCTCCGGCCTCGGTCTGTCCCCGGACGACGTCAACATCACCGGTGGCGGCGTGCACGTCGCCGGCCACACCAGCGACGGCAACGCCACCCAGAACTTCTGGCGCGACGTCGAGAACATGTCGCTGAGCCCCAGTTCCGGCAGCACCATGTGGGCGGTCTCGCAGGCCGACCCGTTCCGCCGGATGGACGTGCACGGCGGCATGCTGCTGTACGACAACACCCACGGCAGCTCGGGCAACTGGTCCAGCGGCGGGTACATCGGCAACTCCCGTATCTCCGGCACGATCAGCTCGGGCACCCAGCAGCAGTTCCTCACCAAGAACACCGCGATGAACGGCGGCTGGAGCGGCCAGAACTGGAACATGGTCTTCGTCGGCGACACCAACGCGCCCTCGACCAGCTTCCCCAACCCGCCCTACACCACGGTCGCGCAGAGCCCGGTCTCCAAGGAGAAGCCGTTCCTCTACGTCGACTCCGCGGGCAACTGGCAGGTGTTCGCCCCGGCGCTGCGTACCAACGTCCAGGGTCCTGACTGGACCAACGGGGCCCCGCCCGGGACCTCGCTGCCGATCAGCCAGTTCTACATCGTCAAGCCCGGTGACACCGCCACGACCATCAACGCGGCGCTGGCCTCGGGCAAGAACCTGCTGGTCACCCCGGGTGTCTACCACCTGTCGACGGCGCTGAACATCACCCGTCCCGACACCGTGGTGCTCGGCCTGGGCCTGGCCACGCTGGTGCCGGACAACGGCTCCACCGCGATCACCACGGCCGATGTCGACGGCATCGACATCGCGGGCCTGCTGATCAGCGCCAACACCACCAACTCGGCCACGCTGATGCAGATCGGTCCGGCGGGTTCCTCGGCGAGCCACGCCGCCGACCCCACGGTCCTGCAGGACGTCTTCTTCCGGGTCGGCGGCGACATCGCCGGCAAGGCCACCCAGACCCTGGTGGTCAACAGCGCCAATGTCATCGGCGACGACCTGTGGCTGTGGCGCGGCGACCACTCCAACGGCGTGGGCTGGAACACCAACCCGGCCGCCCAGGGCCTGATCGTCAACGGCGCCAACGTGACCATGTACGGCCTGGCGGTCGAGCACTACGAGAAGTACCAGACCACCTGGAACGGCAACGGCGGCCGGACGTACTTCTACCAGAGCGAGACCCCCTACGACGTGCCCGACCAGGCCAGCTGGACGACCACCGGCGGGGACCTCGGCTACGCCTCGTACAAGGTCGCCAACACGGTCACCTCGCACGAGGCATGGGGGGTGGGCATCTACGCCTATCTGCGCGACCACCCCGACCTGGTGCTCGGTCATGCCATCGAAACCCCCACCGCGGCCGGAGTGAAGTTCCACAGCATGGTCACCACCGTGCTCGGCGGGGCAGGCACCATCAACCACATCATCGACAACTCCGGGGGCCAGGTGACCGCGAGTCACAACGTCGAGGACCTGGTCAGCTACCCGTAA
- a CDS encoding undecaprenyl-diphosphate phosphatase, with protein sequence MSVIGVGQAVILGVVEGVTEFLPVSSTGHLKLAEGLMNIPVDDNAVVGFTAVIQVGAIAAVFVYFFKDIARFVGAWLRGLTNKRERDNHDYKFTWWVIYATIPIVIVGLAAKPLIDGPLGSLWVVAFSLIGGSIVMWCAEQMARFKRGEDQVTMKDAMYVGTSQILALLFPGFSRSGATISTALIRDLDRMAATRLSFFLGLPALTGAGLYELKDATSGGVGVPALAVGTLVSFVVAYASIAWLLRFVAKHSFNSFVIYRIVVGAIIIALLAGNVIDA encoded by the coding sequence ATGAGTGTCATCGGCGTCGGCCAGGCCGTCATTCTCGGCGTAGTGGAAGGAGTCACCGAATTCCTGCCGGTCTCCTCCACCGGCCATCTCAAGCTGGCCGAGGGCCTGATGAACATCCCGGTCGACGACAACGCCGTGGTCGGCTTCACCGCGGTGATCCAGGTCGGCGCCATCGCGGCCGTCTTCGTCTACTTCTTCAAGGACATCGCCCGGTTCGTCGGAGCCTGGCTGCGCGGACTGACCAACAAACGGGAGCGGGACAACCACGACTACAAATTCACCTGGTGGGTGATCTACGCCACCATCCCGATCGTGATCGTCGGCCTGGCCGCCAAGCCGCTCATCGACGGTCCGCTCGGGTCACTGTGGGTGGTCGCCTTCTCGCTCATCGGCGGCAGCATCGTCATGTGGTGCGCCGAGCAGATGGCGCGATTCAAGCGTGGTGAGGACCAGGTCACCATGAAGGACGCGATGTACGTCGGCACATCACAGATCCTCGCGCTGCTCTTCCCCGGCTTCTCCCGGTCCGGTGCCACCATCTCCACCGCGCTCATCCGCGACCTGGACCGGATGGCCGCCACCCGGCTGTCGTTCTTCCTTGGCCTGCCCGCTCTCACCGGCGCCGGCCTGTACGAACTCAAGGACGCCACCAGCGGGGGCGTCGGCGTGCCCGCGCTCGCCGTCGGCACCCTGGTCTCCTTCGTCGTCGCCTACGCCTCCATCGCCTGGCTGCTGCGGTTCGTGGCCAAGCACTCCTTCAACTCCTTCGTGATCTACCGGATCGTGGTCGGCGCGATCATCATCGCGCTGCTCGCCGGGAACGTCATCGACGCCTGA